A DNA window from Mytilus edulis chromosome 14, xbMytEdul2.2, whole genome shotgun sequence contains the following coding sequences:
- the LOC139502670 gene encoding uncharacterized protein yields MAAVLKAAKEQLICHLCKQILVEPKTLNCMHSFCKKCIQQYMEHTTKGQKSPAGFLCPDCNNVMPLGQLSGSTPEAWASELQTNEALSSILKAFENSGEEIAMKCAFHAEKEVEFYCEDHEMLLCSLCATLTHKPCSDVVTIPVAAARRKADGGKFINFLSEQITMTEKILSDRKEQLSTLDKSETEIKNQLTQIKKRMIDYLESMESKVIQEMTQRKMKEMHALKSDLDICNGILVDATSSLKTIQQSIDKDSPAGFIIRFKDQVQMFDERQTKLVRHVQTLKNVKLTFLPNRPLEQAVVQGKHIGSLNTESFPSRLAQVYAKAAPIETQRPTLTRQGTSKARPYSGVSTAAPTPRSVRSTTDMPSFRKPNVPRQIRSRGPREYSKQENETKSVISDVSSRISEKPASDLTQSKAMELSSVDGKTISAKFKSDFIASVPDQKECSLEGAAILKSGHVVLSDSYHSSLKLFDPKFAYIGLIKFATSPGDVCAVGDSEVIVCLPDTMRLKHEKIENNKIVPGEVLTVGDKCHSVGYNNGTLACCSGRTIHVFARDNHSWLRVSTTPMDADNLMYIAVDPNGERIVVTRNGYPNRPVVCLTKNGQKVWSYTHEELRLPRGVAFLGQNVLIVSWDQQKVIQLNREGHLEGVVLQQGVQWPWKLAISPKGDKLMLTQCYYRLPFKDKNCVKVYKVIR; encoded by the coding sequence atggctgctgttTTGAAAGCAGCGAAAGAACAATTGATATGTCATCTTTGTAAACAGATATTGGTCGAACCTAAAACTTTGAACTGTATGCACTCGTTTTGTAAAAAATGCATTCAACAATACATGGAACATACGACAAAGGGCCAGAAAAGTCCTGCAGGATTCCTCTGCCCAGACTGCAATAATGTTATGCCACTCGGACAGCTGTCAGGTAGTACACCCGAGGCGTGGGCGAGTGAACTTCAAACAAACGAAGCGCTATCTAGTATTCTCAAAGCATTTGAAAATTCAGGTGAAGAAATTGCAATGAAATGTGCATTTCACGCCGAGAAAGAAGTTGAATTTTACTGTGAGGATCATGAAATGCTACTTTGCTCTTTGTGTGCTACATTAACACACAAGCCATGCTCTGACGTTGTCACAATTCCTGTAGCGGCTGCGCGACGAAAAGCAGATGGCGGAAAATTTATTAACTTCCTTTCAGAACAAATTACAATGACCGAGAAAATTTTAAGTGATAGAAAGGAACAATTGAGTACTCTTGATAAGTctgaaactgaaataaaaaatcaattgacCCAGATTAAAAAACGTATGATTGATTATCTTGAATCAATGGAGAGTAAAGTTATACAGGAAATGACGCAGCGGAAGATGAAAGAAATGCATGCGTTAAAATCTGACCTTGACATTTGTAATGGAATACTAGTCGATGCAACGTCTTCCCTAAAAACCATTCAACAATCGATTGATAAGGACTCACCAGCTGGTTTCATTATTCGATTTAAAGATCAAGTGCAAATGTTTGACGAGAGACAAACAAAATTAGTAAGACACGTTCAAACGCTTAAGAACGTGAAGCTCACATTCCTCCCTAATCGACCGCTCGAACAAGCTGTGGTGCAAGGAAAACATATTGGTAGTTTGAATACAGAAAGTTTCCCAAGTCGCTTAGCTCAGGTTTATGCGAAAGCCGCTCCAATTGAAACACAACGTCCTACACTTACCAGACAGGGGACGAGCAAAGCACGACCATATTCTGGTGTTTCCACTGCGGCTCCTACACCACGCTCGGTCCGGAGTACTACAGACATGCCGTCTTTCAGAAAACCAAATGTTCCACGTCAAATCCGTTCTCGGGGACCTAGGGAATATTCTAAACAAGAAAATGAAACAAAGTCGGTCATTTCTGATGTCTCTTCGCGAATTTCCGAGAAACCAGCTAGTGACCTGACGCAGTCAAAAGCAATGGAACTCTCATCTGTAGATGGAAAAACAATTTCGGCTAAGTTCAAGAGCGACTTTATCGCTTCTGTACCTGATCAAAAGGAATGTTCATTAGAAGGcgcagccattttgaaatcagGTCACGTGGTTTTGTCCGATTCGTATCACAGTTCTCTTAAACTGTTCGATCCAAAATTTGCATATATTGGGTTGATAAAGTTTGCCACATCACCAGGCGATGTGTGCGCAGTCGGTGACAGCGAAGTGATCGTCTGTTTACCAGACACGATGCGTCTGAAGCATGAAAAAATTGAGAACAACAAAATAGTACCAGGTGAAGTCCTTACGGTCGGTGACAAGTGTCATTCTGTAGGATATAATAACGGAACTCTAGCTTGTTGTTCCGGTCGTACCATTCACGTGTTTGCCCGTGACAACCATTCATGGCTCCGAGTATCTACAACACCAATGGACGCAGATAACCTGATGTACATTGCTGTCGATCCGAATGGTGAAAGAATTGTGGTAACTAGAAACGGATATCCGAACCGTCCGGTTGTCTGTCTTACGAAAAATGGTCAGAAAGTATGGAGTTACACTCACGAGGAACTTCGTCTGCCACGAGGTGTCGCTTTTCTCGGACAGAACGTACTCATCGTTTCGTGGGACCAGCAGAAGGTCATCCAGCTCAATAGAGAAGGTCATCTCGAGGGCGTCGTTCTTCAGCAAGGCGTTCAGTGGCCATGGAAACTAGCAATTAGTCCAAAAGGAGATAAGCTGATGCTTACACAATGCTATTATAGACTTCCGTTCAAAGATAAAAACTGCGTAAAGGTCTACAAGGTTATTCGGTGA